The genomic interval CTCAATGGTAAAGTACAGGATATGGGTAAGGCATATTGATCTTGCAAATAATCACTTGCATAACGAAAAGAAAAACTAGCCTGATTACGTTCTAAATAACCCGCTTTCTTACCATCGTAATAAACGTCTACTCGATCTATCTTATTCATTAAAGAAGACCTTTAAACCTACCGCATGAGTAACTTTTAAAAAATTCTCTAACTTGACAGTTAAATGTCCAGCCTCAATGGCGGCAATAACATTTTTACTAAGACCTAAAGCTAAAGCAAAATCGTTCTGAGTAATCCCACGATCTTTTCTAAATCCCTTAATAAAAGGACCTACTTGTTCCAACTCAATAGCTTCTTCACGTTTCTTTCTTTCGTGCAATTCGAGGACTAAAGATTTGAAGGCATCTATATCTTGCAATACTTTTTGAATATCTTTCATAGTTAATAAAAAGGTTTATTATAAATAAAATGTAATTATAACACTATAAAACGACTATTATAAAATAAAAAGTATTTATAATAACTATTTCATATACAAAATATTAAAATAGACTTTTTATCAACTTTTTTGTATATGGATCTAAAAACCTTCTTTATAGAGGAAGTTTTCGCAAGCTTGACACCATTGACTTGCTTGATTGCTGCTTCGAGCCAGGTCTTTGGCTAAGCCCAAACCGTGGCGTCCATCTGGGTAAACATGGAGTTCATGACGAATTTTATGTTTTTGTAGAGCCATGGCATAGAGGTAGGCGTTTTCCACGGGAACGGTTCCATCTTCAACCGTATGCCAAATAAAACTTGGGGGAGTTTTTGCGTGAACCGCATTTTCCATGGAGGTTTTTGCCACTAATGCCTCACTGGCCTGCTGGCCCAATAAATTTTCTTTTGAGCCCAGGTGAGCGAATTCTCCCCAAGAGATAACGGGGTAACACAAAACGCTCAAGTCTGGTCTAGCGCTCATCTTCTCCAATTCATCATCATAGTCTTGCTTGACTTCTGAATAGAGATTACTCAAACTAGCGGCGAGGTGCCCTCCAGCCGAAAAGCCCATCACACCTATGCGTTGGGCATCTATGCTTAATTCTTCGGCGTGAAAACGCAAGAACTGCATGGCACGTCGCGCATCCATCAAGGGCTGAGGATAACGAGCCGGCGCCACGGAGTATTCCAAAACAAAGGTACTTATGCCCAAGCTATTGAGCCAAGCGGCTATGGGAGCTCCTTCGTGCTTGGCACATGTGTGATAGCCTCCCCCGGGTAAAATTAAGAAAGCTGGTAAGTGTGCACCATTTTCAAGAGCGAAATTTTGCAAAGTCACTTTCTGTGGCAAATCCGGCCAAAGATCCATTTTTTCGTAGAGCTTAAACATTGTATTTCTTTTTAAGTTCCTGGATAACATTTTCGGCGGGGTCTAAGTGTAAACAGTAATCTTTCTGGTACTGAGTAGATAAATTCTTGAACTTGCTAGGTAATGATTCGTAAAAATCCCAAGCTTGATCGTAATCTCCGATGCCTTGAATAATTGCTTCTTTATCGTCATTACGTACCGCAGCATCAGCATAAAAGAGCGAACGATAAATCATTGCCACGCCTAAACCATAGTGAACAGAACCTTTTGCGAAGTCCGCAAGTTCCTCATCTGGCCAAGAAATTTGATCTGCTAAGGAACACATTTCCTGCCATATTGCCACGGCCTCATCTTTTAATGCTAGGCATTTCTCGATGGTCGCTTGATCGTCATGAATGTACTTAGGCCAAGCAAATCCCATATCTCTGGCCCACCACAAGTCCACATCACCTTCTAGGGTATTTCGCATGCGAATCACACCGTCTAAACTCAATAAGCACAGCTTCCTAAAGTGTTGACTTGATGCCTCATCTAAATTGAGTTTTTCCTTGCAATAACGTTCAAAGACCTGTTCTTCACTTTGGCTGGTATTTTGTGCCCAAGTGGCAATCACCCAGGCATTGAGCTCATACCACAATTTATTAGCTGCGAAGGGGCCATTCCAGCCACCGCCACGGCACCAAGTCCAAACCCCGGCATAAAGCTCTGGCGTCTGATCAACAAAAGTTTTGAGGGAATAGATCTCTAAACCCTGATTAAGGTTTTCCTCAAAGCCATTGATTACCCCAGCGGCGATGTAATTGGGGTGGGCTGCCTTGCCCTCATACTCGCGAGAACACTGAACTTCAATAATCTGGGGATGACGCCCCTGCCCTATGATTCGACTAAAAGCAGTACCACGGTGGAAATCATCTTCACTGTGTTTTACAGCTAAAGTTAAGTACTCATGAGGTTCAACTTCCTGATTGATGAGAGCGTATTGTTCGGGATCGCGGTCAAAGCTTAGCCAAGATCTGAAAATCAATTTTTTCTTGTGCTTTACGCAAATTTCTTCGCGCAACAAATTGATCAAAGGAATGATGGTCTCTTGGGTATTGTCTTTATCTTTAATGGCTCCTTGATGATGTGGGGCATCGTGCAAGTAGGTCTCGCCAATACGAAAAAGAAAACCATCCAAGTCGGGGAATTGCTCAAATGATTCGGCAATCTGTTTCTTAATCAAATCCACCACAAGAGGATTTTTGGGGTCACCAAATTCTTTTTCAATACCATAAGCTTGAATAAGACTTTTGGGGAGGAGCACCATGTCCGCTTGAGCATAGATAGCCAAGCCCGCAGCACGACATTTTGCGTGTTGCGCAAGAATGCTCTCACGCTTTTGCTTTAGCCACTTTTCTGACTCAGAACCCTCTGGAAATACATCCACGTCCACACTGCGCCAATCAATTGCTAAACTGGGGGACTCGAAGAGAAAATAAGCTTTGGCATTATAGCCAATTTCAGCTATGTAATCCGCCTCATTAAAAGGTGTTTCAAAAAGGGCTTCACCTGGGTTGTGGTGAACCATGTCCATAATGAGTGGAGACATTATTTTACCTCAATAAGCTGAGAGCTACGCGGCGCTAGTTCCACGCACAAATACTGACCATTGACTGTTATGGACTCATGGCTCCAAAAGTCAGACAATTGCTCCTTAGCAGAAAGTTGAGCTTTATCTAAAGAAAGGGTGATGAGCTTGCTTTCATTGGACCAGTTAAAGAAGGCAATATGTTGCTTCACGCCAGCTTGTTTCATGGGGCCGTCATCTTCGTAGCGCACCTGCAAGATCTCTGGCAAGGGCTCTCCCGTGAAGGCTTTGTCATCGAGTACATGTACTTTATTTCCACGATCCGCATTTTCTAAGATTTTGTTAAAAATAGCAAACTGCTCTGGGCTATGCTCTTCTAATTTACCTCCGAACTCCAAGATTCCCTGGGTGATGTAGCACCAATTGAGACGGAAAAACTGTTCGTTTTCTGGGTTGTCACCAAAGCCAAGGCTATCCATGTTAAGGAGGAAGGTATCTTTGCCTTTAATCATGGTTTGAGCCAATGTGCCCGAGCAAGCTCGAACCTGCTCGCTCCAGGTTCCATCGTGGATATCGAAACCACAACGATAGGAATCGGCATTTAGACCGGGAAAAGGGTTGCCTGCACTAAAGGCAATACAGGTCATAAAAAAGCCTTCATCGCCAATGCGTTTGCGGATTTCGCTAAAGGCAAAATCACGCCATTCTATACCACTTTTATGGCCAAATCGACTATCTTCTTTCAAGAACCACTGAGTCATAAAATCGTATTTCACACCCTCAAAGCCCCACTGAACAAAGAGTGCATCAAGAACTTTTAAATAGAACTCTCTGGCTTCGGGATGGGATAAATCAAGAAAACTCGATTGACCAATAATTCGAACTGAACCATCTTTATCTTTCTGTAACCACTCAGGTTTTTCCTTAGCTAAGGGTGAGGACAAGTAAACTTTTGGCGATAACCAAATACAGGGTTTTAGACCTAAGTCACGAATGCCATCGGCCACGATTTTCATACCATTGGGGAACTTTTCTTTATCGTAACCCTCAACTGGTACAGGATAAAATGAATCGATACCAGCATTGGGATTATTATAGGAATTGCGTAATGCTTGGTAGCCATCATCGATCAAGAAATGAGTACAATTAGGCATGTTTTCAGCCATGGCCTTGGCTCGATTTAGAATCAAATCTTCTGTGATATTGCCAAAGGTTCCATAATTCCAAGTACAAAACACGCCTTCGCGCAACATCTTTGAATTCTTGCCTTGAAAGTTATGGTGCTGGTTAAGCTTTGCCACATAATCATCGAAGGCATATTGGGGGTGAGTATCGTACTTTAATTGATAAAAGACTCGAGAGACTTCAACTCTCTCACCTGCGGCTAAACTAAAGGCATCGCTCAGTGTGTACTTTTGTAAACCCTCATAAGTTTTGATAAACTTGCTATCAGACTCACCTTCTAGCCCCAAGTTCCACGAACGCTCAAACTTAACTTGATTTAAATCTCCTTGGACTAAAACAACTGAATGCTCACGATCAAACTCTACGGCAAAAACCGGAAAGTGGTTCGCTTCGT from Lentisphaera araneosa HTCC2155 carries:
- a CDS encoding helix-turn-helix domain-containing protein, with translation MKDIQKVLQDIDAFKSLVLELHERKKREEAIELEQVGPFIKGFRKDRGITQNDFALALGLSKNVIAAIEAGHLTVKLENFLKVTHAVGLKVFFNE
- a CDS encoding alpha/beta hydrolase, whose amino-acid sequence is MFKLYEKMDLWPDLPQKVTLQNFALENGAHLPAFLILPGGGYHTCAKHEGAPIAAWLNSLGISTFVLEYSVAPARYPQPLMDARRAMQFLRFHAEELSIDAQRIGVMGFSAGGHLAASLSNLYSEVKQDYDDELEKMSARPDLSVLCYPVISWGEFAHLGSKENLLGQQASEALVAKTSMENAVHAKTPPSFIWHTVEDGTVPVENAYLYAMALQKHKIRHELHVYPDGRHGLGLAKDLARSSNQASQWCQACENFLYKEGF
- a CDS encoding alpha-galactosidase, with protein sequence MNFTYKDGAFSFVDQEGNGWRNLQFELNGVLSSKLQELSNTLSDQGGTVLLSGSGYQEEINFTLDGESNSLVLSRSIINTSEQVLELNSIRDGILASDAELCYTREMKLIDYYRVRYFHSSNIKTEKYPRFRVEHPYIKCIPYDAVHINSDEANHFPVFAVEFDREHSVVLVQGDLNQVKFERSWNLGLEGESDSKFIKTYEGLQKYTLSDAFSLAAGERVEVSRVFYQLKYDTHPQYAFDDYVAKLNQHHNFQGKNSKMLREGVFCTWNYGTFGNITEDLILNRAKAMAENMPNCTHFLIDDGYQALRNSYNNPNAGIDSFYPVPVEGYDKEKFPNGMKIVADGIRDLGLKPCIWLSPKVYLSSPLAKEKPEWLQKDKDGSVRIIGQSSFLDLSHPEAREFYLKVLDALFVQWGFEGVKYDFMTQWFLKEDSRFGHKSGIEWRDFAFSEIRKRIGDEGFFMTCIAFSAGNPFPGLNADSYRCGFDIHDGTWSEQVRACSGTLAQTMIKGKDTFLLNMDSLGFGDNPENEQFFRLNWCYITQGILEFGGKLEEHSPEQFAIFNKILENADRGNKVHVLDDKAFTGEPLPEILQVRYEDDGPMKQAGVKQHIAFFNWSNESKLITLSLDKAQLSAKEQLSDFWSHESITVNGQYLCVELAPRSSQLIEVK